The region AGGACTCCACGTGCATCGATGAGCCGGTACCCGACTACAGCGCCGTCCTGAACGGCTCGCTCGAAGGCCTGCGCATCGGCCTGCCGAAGGAGTACTTCGGAGCGGGCCTGGACCCACGTATCGCCGACCTGATCCAGGCCAGCGTCAAGGAGCTGGAAAAGCTCGGTGCCGTGGTCAAGGAAATCAGCCTGCCGAACATGCAGCACGGGATTCCGGCCTACTACGTCATCGCCCCTGCCGAAGCTTCGTCCAACCTGTCGCGTTTCGACGGCGTACGTTTCGGCTACCGCTGTGAGAACCCGGCTGACCTGACCGACCTGTACAAACGCTCCCGAGGCGAAGGCTTCGGCCCCGAAGTACAGCGTCGCATCATGGTGGGTGCCTATGCGCTCTCGGCCGGCTACTACGACGCGTATTACCTGCAAGCGCAGAAAATCCGCCGCCTGATCAAGAACGACTTCATGACAGCGTTCAACGACGTCGACGTGATTCTCGGCCCGACCACGCCAAACCTGGCCTGGAAGATCGGCGCCAAGAACAACGACCCGGTCGCTGCGTACCTGGAAGACGTCTACACCATCACCGCCAACCTGGCGGGCCTGCCGGGCCTGTCCATGCCAGCCGGTTTTGTCGATGGTCTGCCGGTCGGCGTGCAGCTGCTCGCCCCGTATTTCCAGGAAGGCCGCCTGCTCAACGTCGCGCACCGCTATCAGCAAGTGACTGATTGGCACACCCGCGCACCTAACGGCTTCTGAGGGATCACCACATGCAATGGGAAGTTGTCATCGGGCTGGAGATTCACACCCAGCTCGCCACCCAGTCGAAGATTTTCTCCGGCAGCGCCACCACCTTCGGTTCCGAACCGAACACCCAGGCCAGCCTGATCGACCTGGGCATGCCCGGCGTACTGCCGGTGCTCAACCAGGAAGCTGTGCGTATGGCCTGCATGTTCGGTCTGGCGATTGACGCCGAGATCGGTCATCACAACGTCTTCGCGCGCAAGAACTACTTCTACCCTGATTTGCCCAAGGGCTACCAGATCAGCCAGATGGAGCTGCCGATTGTCGGCAAGGGCCACTTGGACATCGCCCTTGAAGACGGCACCGTCAAGCGTATCGGCATTACCCGCGCGCACCTGGAAGAAGACGCCGGCAAAAGCCTGCACGAAGATTTCAGCGGCTCCACCGGTATCGACCTGAACCGTGCCGGCACCCCGTTGCTCGAAATCGTTTCCGAACCGGAGATGAGCAGCGCCAAGGAAGCGGTCGCCTACGTCAAGGCTATCCACGCCCTGGTCCGTTATCTGGGCATCTGCGACGGGAACATGGCTGAAGGTTCGCTGCGTTGCGACTGCAACGTTTCGATCAGACCAAAAGGCCAGGTTGAATTCGGCACCCGCTGCGAGATCAAGAACGTCAACTCGTTCCGCTTCATCGAGCGCGCGATCAACAGCGAAATCCAGCGCCAGATCGAACTGATCGAAGATGGCGGCAAGGTCGTCCAGGAAACCCGTCTGTACGATCCGAACAAGGACGAGACGCGCTCCATGCGCAGCAAAGAGGAAGCCAACGACTACCGTTACTTCCCCGATCCGGACCTGCTGCCAGTGGTCATCGAAGGCGCGTTCCTCGACACCATTCGCGCCACCCTTCCAGAACTGCCACCGCAGAAGCGCGAGCGCTTCCAGAGCCAGTTCGGCCTGTCGGCCTACGACGCCAACGTGCTGGCATCGAGCCGCGAACAAGCCGACTACTTCGAGCAGGTAGTGACGGTATGCGGCGACGCCAAACTGGCCGCCAACTGGGTCATGGTCGAGTTGGGCAGCCTGCTCAACAAGCTTGGCCTGGAAATTGACCAGGCTCCGGTCACTGCAGCGCAGTTGGGCGGCATGCTGCAGCGTATCCTCGACAACACCATCAGCGGCAAGATTGCCAAGGTTGTGTTCGAGAAGATGGCGGCGGGTGAAGGTGATGCTGACCAGATCATCGAAGCCGAAGGCCTCAAGCAAGTGACTGACAGCGGTGCAATCGAGAAGGTGCTGGACGAAATGCTCGCCGCCAATGCCGAGCAGGTCGAACAGTACCGTGCCGCCGATGAAGCCAAGCGCGGCAAGATGTTCGGCTTCTTCGTCGGTCAGGCCATGAAAGCCTCCAAGGGCAAGGCCAACCCGCAGCAAGTGAACCAATTGCTCAAAAGCAAGCTCGAAGGGTAATTCGCGTCACCTGCTTTTCGCCGACACACCGGCTCCTACACAGTAGGAGCTGGTGTGCCCGCGAAAGCCACCCCACGGAGCATCTGCACACATGTGGCGTCCCCTCAGCGCACTCGCGCTTTTTACCCTGCTGGCCGGTTGTGCCAGCCACAATATTGATCCTCGCGGTTACGACAAATCCGGCACTGCCTCCTATTACGGCTCCCGTCACCATGGCAAACGTACTGCCAGTGGCGAGCCCTTCAATCAAAATGCCATGACCGCGGCCCACCGCAGCTTGCCATTTGGCACCCAGGTCAAGGTCACCAACCTCAACAACGACCGTAGCGTAATTGTGCGCATCAATGACCGCGGCCCCCATACCCGCGGGCGATTGATTGACCTGTCACGGGCTGCCGCAGAAAAACTGGGCATGATCCGTAGCGGAACGGCGCGTGTACGGGTACAAAGTCTCAGCGACTGACGCTGTTACGGAGCACGATCATTTTCGACCTGGCCGCCTTACCCACCTTCAGCCTGCTGCAACTGGCGGTAGGCTTGCTGTTGCTCATCACCGGCGCCGAACTGCTGGTACGTTCGGCCCTGCGTCTGGCCGCCAGCCTGCAGGTTCGCCCACTGATCATCGGCTTGAGCCTGGTAGCCTTCGGCAGCAGTGCGCCGCAGCTGACGGTCAGCCTGCAGGCAGCCTACACCGGGGCCCCAGACGTGGCGGTGGGCAGCGTAATTGGCAGCAACATTTTCAACATCCTGGTCATCCTCGGCCTCGCAGCCCTGATCATCCCACTTCGAGTCTCGCGCCAACTGGTGCGCCTGGATATACCGCTGATGATCGGCGCCAGCCTGCTGGTCTACCTGCTGGCACTCAATGAATTGCTTGGCCGACTCGAGGGGATGTTGCTGTTACTGGCCTTGGTCGCCTATCTGGCGGTGCTTTGGCATCAGTCGCGTCACTATGCACGCACCTTCCCTGCTCC is a window of Pseudomonas sp. DG56-2 DNA encoding:
- the gatA gene encoding Asp-tRNA(Asn)/Glu-tRNA(Gln) amidotransferase subunit GatA, whose product is MHQLTLAEIARGLADKSFSSEELTRTLLARINQLDPQLNSFISVTEELAISQARAADARRAAGDNGPLLGAPIAHKDLFCTQGIRTSCGSKMLDNFKAPYDATVVSKLAEAGTVTLGKTNMDEFAMGSANESSHYGAVKNPWNLEHVPGGSSGGSAAAVAARLLPATTGTDTGGSIRQPAALTSLTGLKPTYGRVSRWGMIAYASSLDQGGPLARTAEDCALMLQGMAGFDAKDSTCIDEPVPDYSAVLNGSLEGLRIGLPKEYFGAGLDPRIADLIQASVKELEKLGAVVKEISLPNMQHGIPAYYVIAPAEASSNLSRFDGVRFGYRCENPADLTDLYKRSRGEGFGPEVQRRIMVGAYALSAGYYDAYYLQAQKIRRLIKNDFMTAFNDVDVILGPTTPNLAWKIGAKNNDPVAAYLEDVYTITANLAGLPGLSMPAGFVDGLPVGVQLLAPYFQEGRLLNVAHRYQQVTDWHTRAPNGF
- the gatB gene encoding Asp-tRNA(Asn)/Glu-tRNA(Gln) amidotransferase subunit GatB; its protein translation is MQWEVVIGLEIHTQLATQSKIFSGSATTFGSEPNTQASLIDLGMPGVLPVLNQEAVRMACMFGLAIDAEIGHHNVFARKNYFYPDLPKGYQISQMELPIVGKGHLDIALEDGTVKRIGITRAHLEEDAGKSLHEDFSGSTGIDLNRAGTPLLEIVSEPEMSSAKEAVAYVKAIHALVRYLGICDGNMAEGSLRCDCNVSIRPKGQVEFGTRCEIKNVNSFRFIERAINSEIQRQIELIEDGGKVVQETRLYDPNKDETRSMRSKEEANDYRYFPDPDLLPVVIEGAFLDTIRATLPELPPQKRERFQSQFGLSAYDANVLASSREQADYFEQVVTVCGDAKLAANWVMVELGSLLNKLGLEIDQAPVTAAQLGGMLQRILDNTISGKIAKVVFEKMAAGEGDADQIIEAEGLKQVTDSGAIEKVLDEMLAANAEQVEQYRAADEAKRGKMFGFFVGQAMKASKGKANPQQVNQLLKSKLEG
- a CDS encoding septal ring lytic transglycosylase RlpA family protein, with the translated sequence MWRPLSALALFTLLAGCASHNIDPRGYDKSGTASYYGSRHHGKRTASGEPFNQNAMTAAHRSLPFGTQVKVTNLNNDRSVIVRINDRGPHTRGRLIDLSRAAAEKLGMIRSGTARVRVQSLSD